The sequence CTCCCTGTCGCCCAcacatacgtgtgtgtgtgtgtcccctcctcttactgctgctctccccccGCGGCGATCCAGGCGACGTCCTCGCTTCTCCGATCTCTACGCCAGGGTGATGACGACGGTTGGCGGTGCTTTGACTTTGCTAGAGGAAGGGGAGCGGGTGAAGCGATGCACCAAGATGCCTCAAGGGTGGAGTGGCTCTGTCTTCCTCCCCCGtacccccccttccttccccaaCACGTATGTTTGCTCCACCCGCCCacatctcctctctctctccctcgaatgcctccctctctccacgcgGGTGTACGAACGTGCATGTTCATCTCGCATCCGCCGTGGTGGAACTGGGTAGGTGACCCCCACTAGACACACGCCCATACACGCTCATCTGCGGGTGACGGAGGACGTTTTGCATCCCCTACCCCTGCTAGTCTTCgcactcactctctcttcactctccGAGACGAGAGAGCGGCGGATACAATTATGCCCATCTACGCATCTGCCCATATCCCCATCGCCACTTCACACTccacgccgcctcctctcctcgaTTCCTTGCGGCGCGAAGCATGACTGTGCGGACCtcagcagctgtgctgcggtgtacgcggccgctgctggtgtacAATAGGTCCGGTGGCTACCGCTGGAGTCCCATCCCGAAGTCACCTCCCCCGCACTACGATCGGCTCTACGGTGTCCACTCGGTACTAAACACGCtgcgggtggcggcgcagcggcggcagcagcaaaacatCAACCCACACCGAGAGGCGGCGGACACACTAGgctccacctctgcagcTGAAGCTACGCCCTCCGCTGCTCTTCATGATGTTCATCAGTCGTCTACAGTGGcagtgcctgcgccgccactTCACCCGCATCGCGCACATCTTGCCTGTCTTTACGTTCGTGATTTCAGCatggaggagggtggggggcgcGCAGTGAAGCTCGGCGATGACAatgccgacgacgacgctggaGATGATGGggtgagcagcaccaacCCTTCGTCCCTGCCGGACAAGCCGAGTCACCGCCCGGAGCGAGAACGTCGCGCTTGCAGGAAGAAGGTCATTCCTCCTCGCTAcacggcggtgcgctgcatcACTACCTTGGCGAAGTCGTTGAAGGTTCCTGTGCGGTTCGTGCCACGCGCGGAGCTCGTGCAGCTCTGCGGGGAGCGGCGAAACCAAAACATCGTTCTCGAGGCGTCATCGTACAAGCCGCAGCCTATCCGGCACCTGGGCGAGATCTGGGGGGCAGAGGGCGGGGCGTCAACGACCACAGGCGTTGCCTCCACTACCACAGCGGTTGAGTCCAGCGCACCCGGCGTGCGCAGCCTCGAGGGTGCCGCTGGCCTCGTCACCGTGCTCTTCCTCGAGCGCATCATCGACCCCACCAACGTCGGGGGCATCCTTCGCACTGCATTTTTCTTTGGAGTCGATCACGTGGTGCTGAGCCGCCAGTGTGCGACTTGCACGGCAGCCGTCTCGCGCACAAGTACGGGTTTTCTGGAGCATCTATGCGTCTATCGCGCCTCTACAtcctccgccgccttccTTCGGACCTCGCAGGAAGTCTGGGCTTTGAGAGGgtcgtcctcggcgtccGTCACCGCTGTCAGTGGGCTAGAAATTATTGCAAGTGCGGTGGTGTCGTACCCAATggcgcagcgacgcggcgcgAGTGAGGGCGCCCCGGTGTTGCCGTCTGCTGCCTCCAGTGATTCGGCACCGTCCGAGGTGAGCGTCGAGAACGGCAACGACAACACACGCGCCTGCGCCCAGCAACCTCATCCGTGTCTCcctgctgtgcgtgtgttgctGCTTGGCAACGAGGATGCCGGCTTGCCGCCCGATCTCCTACAGTGGTGCACGCACGTGGCGCACGTCCGCTCTCCACGGCATGCGCGTCTGCGtcacacgcgcaccagcACGCAGGGTGGGTGGCACAGGGAGGGGCCAGAGGCGTGGGACGCCGATGTCGAAGTGGAGGTGACCGACACGcagctctccaccacctcctgtgacagcgccgccgttgcaTCCACAGCTTCAGCTGAGGGGTTCGATAAGCACCAACACAACCTGCGCCGCTTGGCACGCCTACGCGGTAAAGAGGTGTCACTGAACGTCAacaccgccacggcagcgctgctctccgcctTGTGCGGGGTGGAGAGGCCACTGGGGAATGGCGGCAGTCAGGTGGGGTTGGTCGACGTGCAGCCGCTATGCTCACCGTGgactccccttccccctctc comes from Leishmania panamensis strain MHOM/PA/94/PSC-1 chromosome 6 sequence and encodes:
- a CDS encoding RNA methyltransferase, putative (TriTrypDB/GeneDB-style sysID: LpmP.06.0490); amino-acid sequence: MTVRTSAAVLRCTRPLLVYNRSGGYRWSPIPKSPPPHYDRLYGVHSVLNTLRVAAQRRQQQNINPHREAADTLGSTSAAEATPSAALHDVHQSSTVAVPAPPLHPHRAHLACLYVRDFSMEEGGGRAVKLGDDNADDDAGDDGVSSTNPSSLPDKPSHRPERERRACRKKVIPPRYTAVRCITTLAKSLKVPVRFVPRAELVQLCGERRNQNIVLEASSYKPQPIRHLGEIWGAEGGASTTTGVASTTTAVESSAPGVRSLEGAAGLVTVLFLERIIDPTNVGGILRTAFFFGVDHVVLSRQCATCTAAVSRTSTGFLEHLCVYRASTSSAAFLRTSQEVWALRGSSSASVTAVSGLEIIASAVVSYPMAQRRGASEGAPVLPSAASSDSAPSEVSVENGNDNTRACAQQPHPCLPAVRVLLLGNEDAGLPPDLLQWCTHVAHVRSPRHARLRHTRTSTQGGWHREGPEAWDADVEVEVTDTQLSTTSCDSAAVASTASAEGFDKHQHNLRRLARLRGKEVSLNVNTATAALLSALCGVERPLGNGGSQVGLVDVQPLCSPWTPLPPLCPSPLTSHQSNSRVAPL